A part of Tachysurus vachellii isolate PV-2020 chromosome 4, HZAU_Pvac_v1, whole genome shotgun sequence genomic DNA contains:
- the baz2ba gene encoding bromodomain adjacent to zinc finger domain protein 2B isoform X17 — MESGERLASPSSTPVSVHTSSSSSSSSVSPASNAKSSLNHGATASLAACGPLFGVTGSEPPFSVTSVTSVPSAFPVMAHPAFGLLSPATARPEFGGLGALGVTAALAAHPQLGAFTEWWRAAEAHGRSTAAFFPPFLGLPPLFAPPLQNHEAMPFTSKTLSKSSQGPKGVNGALNGSVVSPSTTKGSASVSSSPALNTSVEKPRARKATHHSNSTGELQEKPSQKTKEKKPHKKQTEGSGMSDSESGSSLDSDIEGVSSSDLDDLGEEDDDDDDDEQSKDSEESDSEKEPQKKKKTKVAASSLRPSKKEHSRAAEWDLQAGNGPADSCPKTSTQHVSKSRDRFAQPTSVIQSIGLAVNAKPLALIGQSQHDSSPQHLGSSSPRPLPIASHQPLPLSLCSSPKPLSVPSPPKPLPLSSSPKPPPLSPSPRAWGSAHKSHDSLSSRKLLESSLSHIANYRLKPSLLVHDPEFPLQLKKHQDLYKAAKSSRVVSSTSSSSSSSSILPHKSTSGRTKPPAAQTVASSPSLMLTQTLLGLVPTNGAIQSSTQDTPLALTTKPRSDLPVNLSTGGRKDMSVPAPLPTPLPALVPASALPARPRTSRKNKTPRALEAAKNVSQKHLVKSLADLFHHGAEEQETPGKKDSDESGEDDDEDEDDDMDDEEEDEEDEDDSLSESDSNSDSELNGSERKNMDTTETETDGERTPMKLGKNLPLLTSAAVNYNLPDCSPLNLQVIKPSGVATPTIVSGSGALTYHSSPSSSYSVGTSPGSGKRKRVMNEDDLKTPLEMGWRRETRIKSSGGRLQGDVAYYAPCGKRLRQYPDVVKYLSRYGITDITRDNFSFSAKIRVGDFYEAREGPQGLQWCPLSEDEVIPRIRAMEGRRGRPPNAERQHGAGNSEGSGSRRRKGRPPNVGHTEFPSPSEAKLLRKLEAQEIARQAAQMKLMRKLEKQALARAAKEARKQQAIMAAEERRKQKEQIKILKQQEKIKRIQQIRMEKELRAQQILEAKRKKREEAANAKILEAEKRLKEREMRRQQAVILKHQELERHRLDMERERRRQHVMLMKAVEARKKAEERERLKQEKRDEKRLNKERKLELRRLELEMLREMKKPNEDMCLTDHKPLPEYSHIAGLVLPGQVFADCLMVVQFLRSFGKVLGIEQSEVPTLGVLQEGLLNLGNSMGQVQDLLVRLLSSAVCDPGLPPGHRAKSILGDHLTNVGLNRDNVSEVLQQFMEAHCAQTEMADMTLSLKTKAFQAHTPSQKASVLAFLVNELACSKSVVSEIDKSLDQMNVLRKDECIVEGKLKKMKNIHAKRTGKREVVGGDEPQSTGTPSAGHKRKRKAADSDDDDDEDDDSDEAADEEDEDDEEEVKKAKKVETCDEDEGDQATSVEELEKQIDKLTKQQNLIRRKLFESSHALRSMSYGQDRYRRRYWVLPQCGGVFIEGVESGEGPEELEKERERLRNFEPVRIKEEPQEEEEEEEEEAQAEEAQEQLEVQTEAQVKQEEEQRAAKEVKQEEEKPCSSPNKLQEKDEQPLDSCPLMEPPNPPGDLTSLCCTPDSSMVIVTAATTSASSPTHSTSKPTVLCSTPVDSVPLVAQFGATVPQFSVPLSLQHHHLLANDQLLRVLTERSGHWFSLLPRSPCDDSSLVQSTTPLRSSAQTNNTQPRSPPAPSGSPHQHLQPPSASSSPLDAAHDGLGNLTVSPLQVKPGGALLPLPMCGWSGGMISPNLPMCSSPMPVCPLTEGNASPLLAPSVSTSKSGSPAPPGEKLPSAPSPAIDLPRNHDQPQPQPIPENMLMGWWKMMDMEELQAVMKTLHSRGIRERALHKQVQKSMELISQTFNKNKEAVMEVSELDEGQVSVETLQDWCVEEQAMETDIALLQQVEELERRVSSASLQVKGWMHPEPQSEREDLLYYEHKPLPKVCPGAESQEERSSEKGLRRQPSNPLDIAVMRLAELERHIERRGEEEIAPGMKLWRKALSEVRNSSQLAMCLQQLQKSIAWERSIMKVYCQICRKGDNEDLLLLCDGCDKGCHTYCHKPKINAIPEGDWYCPACISKASNQTPKNKKPQSRVQSGGGGKKSSETAKKNKKQQEACEEDEAGGGSSTSTSSPKKTSVASSQAKKSSPAPPSAKLESPSCVKRAKTARDNNRDLGLCRILLAELERHQDAWPFLTPVNLKSVPGYRKVIKKPMDFSTIREKLVSSQYQNLETFIIDVNLVFDNCEKFNEDNSDIGRAGHNMRKFFEKRWTELLKQTN; from the exons ATGGAGTCTGGAGAGCGACTGGCTTCGCCTTCCTCCACCCCGGTCTCCGTACACACCagctcatcttcatcctcatcctccgtGTCCCCAGCCTCCAACGCCAAGAGCAGCCTGAACCACGGAGCCACAGCCTCACTCGCCGCCTGCg GTCCTCTGTTCGGGGTGACAGGAAGCGAGCCGCCCTTCAGCGTGACCTCTGTGACCTCGGTGCCCAGTGCCTTCCCTGTGATGGCGCACCCTGCCTTCGGCCTGCTCTCCCCCGCCACGGCTCGCCCCGAGTTCGGCGGTCTCGGAGCACTAGGGGTCACGGCAGCCCTCGCGGCACACCCCCAACTAGGGGCTTTCACAG AGTGGTGGCGAGCAGCCGAAGCCCACGGGCGGAGTACAGCGGCCTTCTTCCCTCCTTTCCTAGGCCTGCCCCCGCTGTTTGCCCCTCCCCTTCAGAACCACGAGGCCATGCCCTTCACGTCCAAAACCCTGAGCAAAAGCAGCCAGGGTCCGAAAG GTGTTAATGGAGCCCTGAACGGCAGCGTGGTCTCTCCGTCCACGACCAAAGGCAGCGCGTCCGTGTCGTCCTCGCCTGCTCTCAACACCTCGGTGGAAAAACCTCGCGCTCGCAAGGCCACTCATCACAGCAACAGCACAGGAGAGCTCCAAGAGAAACCCTCgcagaaaacaaaagagaag aaaccacataagaaacagacagagggcTCCGGCATGAGCGACAGCGAATCAGGATCGTCGCTGGACAGCGACATCGAGGGGGTCAGCAGCAGCGACCTGGACGACCTCGGCGAGGaggacgacgacgacgacgacgacgagcAGAGCAAAGACAGCGAAGAATCCGACTCCGAGAAAGAaccacagaagaaaaagaaaacgaaG GTCGCGGCCTCGAGCCTGCGGCCGAGCAAGAAGGAACATTCCAGAGCTGCCGAGTGGGACCTTCAGGCCGGCAACGGCCCGGCGGATTCCTGCCCCAAGACCTCAACACAACACGTTTCCAAATCCAGAGACAGATTCGCACAACCGACCAGCGTCATCCAGTCCATTGGCCTCGCCGTTAACGCCAAGCCGCTGGCTCTGATTGGCCAATCGCAGCACGACTCTTCTCCTCAGCACCTCGGTTCCTCCTCACCCCGACCCCTCCCCATCGCTTCTCATCAGCCACTCCCACTTTCTCTTTGCTCCTCCCCTAaacctctctctgtcccttctCCTCCCAAACCCCTCCCTCTGTCGTCCTCCCCTAAACCACCTCCTCTGAGCCCCTCCCCCAGAGCATGGGGCTCCGCCCACAAGTCTCATGACTCTCTGAGCAGCAGGAAGCTGTTGGAGAGCTCGCTGTCCCACATCGCCAACTACAGACTGAAACCG tctTTACTTGTACACGACCCGGAGTTCCCACTTCAGCTCAAGAAGCATCAGGACCTTTACAAGGCCGCGAAGAGTTCCAGGGTAGTGTCTtccacctcttcttcctcctcctcttcttccatCCTCCCTCACAAATCCACGTCGGGTCGTACCAAGCCTCCGGCCGCTCAAACCGTGGCCTCGTCTCCGAGCCTCATGCTCACTCAGACTCTCCTGGGCCTGGTCCCCACCAACGGCGCCATCCAGAGCTCCACGCAGGACACCCCGCTAGCGCTCACCACCAAGCCTCGTTCCGACCTGCCCGTCAACCTCAGCACCGGCGGCAGGAAGGACATGTCTGTGCCCGCTCCTTTACCCACCCCGCTGCCCGCTCTAGTACCCGCGTCCGCCCTGCCAGCTCGACCTCGCACCTCTCGCAAAAACAAGACGCCCAGAGCCCTCGAGGCCGCCAAGAACGTTTCCCAGAAGCACTTGGTGAAGTCCCTCGCGGATCTCTTTCACCACGGAGCGGAAGAGCAGGAGACTCCGGGCAAGAAGGACTCGGACGAGTCGGGCGAGGATGACGATGAAGACGAGGACGATGACATGGACGAcgaagaggaggatgaggaggatgaggatgacaGTCTTTCAG AATCCGACAGTAACTCGGACAGCGAGCTGAACGGCTCGGAAAGGAAGAACATGGACACGACCGAGACCGAGACGGACGGCGAGAGGACGCCGATGAAGCTCGGCAAAAACCTGCCACTGCTCACCTCAGCTGCCGTCAACTACAACCTGCCGGACTGCTCGCCGCTCAACCTCCAAGTCATCAAGCCCTCCGGCGTGGCCACGCCCACCATCGTGAGCGGCTCCGGCGCCTTGACCTATCACAGCTCGCCTTCCTCGTCATATTCCGTCGGCACGTCTCCAG GATCTGGAAAGAGGAAGCGTGTGATGAACGAGGATGATCTAAAGACTCCTTTAGAAATGGG CTGGCGGAGAGAGACCAGGATCAAATCGTCCGGAGGTCGTCTCCAAGGAGACGTGGCGTATTACGCGCCCTGCGGCAAGCGCCTGCGGCAGTACCCCGACGTGGTGAAG TATCTATCCAGATACGGAATAACTGACATCACACGCGATAATTTTAGCTTCAGTGCAAAAATAAGGGTTGGTGACTTCTATGAAGCCAGAGAAGGACCCCAG GGATTGCAGTGGTGTCCACTGAGCGAGGACGAGGTCATACCACGGATCAGAGCCATGGAGGGCCGTAGGGGTCGGCCGCCGAACGCCGAGCGCCAACACGGCGCCGGCAACAGCGAGGGCTCCGGATCACGCCGCAGGAAGGGCCGTCCCCCCAACGTGGGCCACACCGAGTTCCCCAGCCCCTCTGAGGCCAAGCTGCTTCGCAAACTGGAGGCTCAGG AAATCGCCCGTCAGGCTGCGCAGATGAAGCTGATGAGGAAGCTGGAGAAGCAGGCGCTCGCACGGGCGGCTAAAGAAGCTCGCAAACAGCAAG ccATCATGGCTgcagaggagagaaggaaaCAGAAGGAGCAAATCAAGATCCTCAAGCAGCAG GAAAAGATAAAGCGCATTCAGCAAATCCGGATGGAGAAGGAGCTCCGTGCACAGCAGATTCTCGAG GCGAAGCGGAAAAAGCGGGAGGAGGCTGCCAATGCCAAAATATTGGAGGCGGAAAAGCGTCTAAAG gagagagagatgagacgGCAGCAGGCTGTTATACTGAAGCACCAG gagttGGAGAGGCATAGACTAGATATG gagagggagaggaggaggcaGCACGTAATGCTGATGAAGGCTGTGGAAGCTCGCAAAAAAGCTGAG gAGCGCGAACGCCTCAAGCAGGAGAAGCGCGACGAGAAGCGGCTCAACAAAGAACGCAAGCTGGAGCTGCGCCGCCTCGAACTGGAAATGCTGCGAGAGATGAAGAAGCCCAACGAGGACATGTGCTTAACTGACCACAAG cctctacCAGAGTATTCCCATATTGCTGGTCTGGTGCTGCCGGGGCAGGTGTTTGCAGACTGCCTGATGGTGGTGCAATTCCTGCGCAGCTTTGGGAAGGTTTTGGGTATAGAGCAGAGTGAGGTTCCTACACTGGGTGTGCTGCAGGAGGGTCTTCTCAACCTGGGCAACAGCATGGGGCAGGTGCAGGACCTGCTGGTGCGCCTGCTCTCCTCGGCTGTGTGTGACCCGGGACTGCCCCCAGGGCACAGG GCCAAGTCCATCCTGGGTGATCACCTGACCAACGTGGGTCTGAACCGGGACAACGTGTCGGAGGTTCTGCAGCAGTTCATGGAGGCTCACTGCGCTCAGACGGAGATGGCCGACATGACCCTGAGCCTGAAGACCAAGGCCTTCCAAGCTCACACGCCATCGCAGAAAGCCTCGGTGCTCGCCTTCCTGGTCAATGAGCTGGCCTGCAGCAAGAGTGTGGTCag TGAGATTGACAAGAGTCTGGACCAAATGAACGTGCTGAGGAAAGACGAGTGTATTGTGGAGGGAAAGCTGAAAAA GATGAAGAACATTCACGCGAAGCGCACGGGGAAGCGAGAAGTCGTCGGGGGAGACGAGCCTCAGTCGACGGGGACGCCGAGCGCCGGACACAAGCGAAAGAGAAAGGCGGCCGACagcgacgacgacgacgacgaagACGACGACAGCGACGAGGCCGCAGACGAAGAGGACGAGGACGACgaagaagaggtgaagaaggcgAAGAAGGTAGAGACGTGCGACGAG GATGAAGGAGATCAAGCCACGAGCGTAGAAGAGCTGGAGAAACAGATTGACAAATTAACAAag CAGCAGAATCTGATCAGACGGAAGCTGTTCGAATCGTCTCACGCTTTGCGCTCCATGAGTTACGGACAGGATCGCTACCGCCGTCGCTATTGGGTTCTCCCACAGTGCGGAGGAGTCTTCATCGAGGGAGTGGAGAGTGgagaag GTCCCGAGGAGCTCGAGAAGGAGCGAGAGCGGCTTCGCAACTTCGAGCCGGTGAGGATCAAGGAGGAGCcgcaggaagaggaggaggaggaggaagaggaggcacAGGCCGAGGAGGCGCAGGAGCAGCTAGAAGTGCAGACGGAGGCTCAGGTGAAGCAGGAGGAAGAGCAGCGTGCAGCAAAGGAGGTGAAACAGGAAGAGGAGAAGCCCTGCTCGTCGCCAAACAAGCTCCAGGAGAAGGACGAGCAACCGTTAGACTCCTGTCCTCTTATGGAGCCTCCAAACCCACCCGGTGACCTCACGTCCCTTTGCTGTACCCCTGACAGCAGCATGGTGATCGTCACCGCGGCAACCACATCAGCATCATCTCCAACTCATTCTACCTCCAAGCCTACTGTACTGTGCAGCACTCCTGTGGACTCCGTACCTCTCGTGGCTCAGTTTGGTGCGACTGTTCCACAATTTAGTGTTCCTCTGTCTCTGCAGCATCATCACCTCCTGGCTAACGATCAGCTCCTGCGCGTTTTAACAGAGCGCAGCGGCCATTGGTTCAGCCTCCTGCCTCGTTCCCCCTGCGACGACTCTTCCCTCGTCCAGTCCACCACACCGCTGCGCTCCTCAGCTCAGACTAACAACACCCAGCCCAGGAGCCCTCCTGCTCCATCCGGCTCCCCTCACCAGCACCTCCAACCTCCTTCTGCCTCCAGCAGCCCTCTGGACGCTGCTCACGACGGCCTGGGAAACCTCACCGTCTCGCCTCTGCAG GTAAAACCCGGTGGTGCCCTGCTGCCTTTGCCCATGTGTGGATGGTCAGGTGGTATGATCAGTCCAAACCTGCCAATGTGCAGCAGCCCTATGCCCGTTTGCCCGCTCACTGAGGGCAATGCCAGTCCTCTGCTGGCCCCCAGCGTCTCCACCAGCAAAAGCGGCTCTCCTGCGCCCCCTGGGGAAAAACTGCCCTCTGCACCATCACCTGCTATAGATCTGCCACGAAACCATGACCAGCCACAGCCACAGCCCATTCCAgaaa acaTGCTGATGGGCTGGTGGAAGATGATGGACATGGAGGAACTGCAGGCCGTGATGAAGACTCTTCACAGCAGAGGCATCAGAGAGCGAGCGCTGCACAAACAGGTCCAGAAATCCATGGAGCTCATCTCACAGACCTTCAACAAGAACAAGGAGG CTGTAATGGAGGTGTCGGAGCTGGACGAGGGCCAGGTTTCCGTGGAGACGCTACAGGACTGGTGCGTGGAGGAGCAGGCGATGGAGACGGACATCGCCTTACTACAGCAGGTAGAGGAGCTCGAACGCAGGGTCTCTTCTGCCAGCCTGCAggtcaag GGCTGGATGCACCCAGAGCCCCAGTCGGAGAGAGAGGACCTTCTGTATTACGAGCACAAGCCCCTGCCCAAGGTCTGCCCTGGGGCGGAGTCACAGGAGGAGCGGAGCTCGGAGAAAGGCCTGAGACGGCAGCCCAGCAACCCGCTGGACATCGCCGTGATGCGCCTGGCCGAGCTGGAGCGCCACATCGAGAGAAG GGGTGAGGAGGAGATCGCTCCAGGGATGAAGTTGTGGAGGAAGGCACTGAGCGAGGTGAGGAACTCGTCACAGCTGGCCATGTGCCTGCAACAGCTGCAGAAGTCCATCGCCTGGGAGAGATCCATCATGAaagtg tactgcCAGATCTGCCGTAAGGGGGATAATGAGGACTTACTGCTGCTGTGCGATGGCTGTGATAAAGGATGTCACACCTACTGCCACAAGCCCAAGATCAACGCCATCCCTGAGGGAGACTGGTACTGCCCTGCTTGCATCTCCAAG GCGAGCAACCAGACCCCTAAGAACAAGAAACCTCAGAGTCGCGTGCAGTCCGGTGGAGGGGGCAAGAAATCGTCAGAGACGgccaagaagaacaagaagcaGCAGGAGGCGTGCGAGGAAGACGAGGCGGGTGGAGGcagcagcaccagcaccagcagccCAAAGAAAACATCCGTGGCTTCCAGCCAAGCGAAAAAAAGCTCACCCGCTCCTCCATCTGCCAAACTGGAGAGTCCGTCCTGCGTGAAGCGAGCCAAAACGGCCAGAGACAACAACCGTGACCTGGGGCTCTGCAG GATTCTCTTGGCTGAACTGGAGCGGCATCAGGACGCCTGGCCCTTCCTCACACCAGTCAACCTCAAATCGGTCCCCGGGTACCGGAAAGTCATCAAAAAGCCCATGGACTTCTCCACCATTCGCGAGAAGCTTGTCAGCAGCCA gtaccAGAACCTCGAGACGTTCATCATCGACGTCAACCTGGTGTTTGACAACTGCGAGAAGTTCAACGAGGACAACTCGGACATCGGCCGCGCCGGACACAACATGAGGAAGTTCTTTGAGAAGAGGTGGACCGAGCTGTTGAAGCAGACTAACTGA